aaatagtcctcAGTGTCTCCATCGAGGTACTCTCCGTGTGTGGTGAGACACCTTCTTGCTGAAATAGAGTTACGTAGTTGACCGGGATGCAGTTGCAGTTGTGGTATCAGACATTCATCGATCATTcgacaatacatttcaaatactgcgaacgctctgtaggctcccgaccagtgactcatggcgtatttcaaatccgcattaaactctattttgaaacaattaaacttaatgaaaactctttggttttatttgtattcaattttgaacttggaaaattctcgctggacaccctttacaacgtaacctcacttcacaacttcaaaagagtgtgacaataccgcgtccgttcaagtctgattggaaccatgagtgcaccagattcactcccgaagatatcggaacgataaacgtcaccatcttattcacgtatttctgatattcggtttcgccgaagcttcggctggtttttggccgaaaacgaaaatatggccgaatgtccattttttggccgaaaatggccgaaaacgaaaacgaaaacgaatattcggtcggtcactacACTGGATGTGTTCTTAGGTCATGTCAAAGTGAATGTAGCAgtagactgcagaacgcatccagtgaCAAATGCTTAGAACTAGTAATTGCTGGGTCTGACCTTACCTTATGTGGCCTCCAAAAACTGACCTAAGTCATCAAAGAGCTATGAAACCATATTATCTATGTCTGCACGTGAGTCTGTGTATCTGTAGATATTTATTAGGCTctaatttcttatttatttatttatttatttatttgaacaccaacaaggttacattgatgATATTGCTTAAAGGCTTGTGCACATCACGCAGGGCCGTCcttaacctactaggggccctgggcattTAAGGATCAAGGGGGCCCTTATCATCTGGAAAAAGGTCTCTTGAGTAAATGGGGGCCCCCTCGGTCGCGGGgccctgagccccgattacggtaatttttaacgtctccaatccagacacgcttctcgattctgcgatacgattggtcgttcaacagcgtacgtcagctgttttgaccaatcgtatcgcagaatcgatgaagcgcgtctggattgtagacgttaaaagttaccgtaatcggggctctgggcaCTGCGAAACGCGATACACACGCAAGTTGGACGTAGACCTTTGCAGGAAAAATGGGCGCCCGGGTGGACGTTACGAGAGGCGTCGTAAATTCGGCGCCTTTAAAAACGTGGTGTGCACATGCCCTAACTTATACGAAAATCCTCGATCCTTCTAAAAGTTAAAAAACCTAAAGATTCCCTTGCAACAGCGAGGGTTTTGTATGGAAGCCAGACGTCTGGACTCGTTTTTATTTTAGACTGGCTTACGCCAAATGTGTGAGATGCGCTCGGGCATTTTATCAGTCGTTGATATGTACCTATGCATGTTGTTATCAGTTCATTCTGAAGTTAAGGTATCAAGGTTATAGTTTTTTAGTATCGGAaagagtattttatgtatgtactaAACGATGTTTGGATTAACCATATTGATATATCATGCTCATACAAAGCAGTTTTTGCAGGCACCTAGGTACTTGCGCGTAGTATCACAGAATACTAGTCAAGATTAGATTACCCTTCAATAAGGTTTATAGATGACCCGGATTGCTCTGGATGTGAATCATTTTTATCTTGCTTTAGAACTGCCTCATATCTTTATCTGTATTGTTTCAGAAACGTCCAACCTCATCGATTTTACGTTTCTGCGGGACCAGGTAATCGACGCCATGAGGAACATGGACAGCTACCATAACACAGTGAACGTATTCCTCGGCCGAATACTCGCGATCGTCAGCCGCAAGGAGCAGCACTTCAACAAAATACTCGAAAAAAACGGAGACAAACTCCTAGAAACCTTTAACAAAATAGACCTAGATACCATGAACCCAAGCCTGAAGGTTGCGTACCTAGAAATCGCAATAGCAATAGTGTCGCACAATTCCGGAGTGTCCTGGATACTGAAGTCTGAGCTATGGAAAAAGTTACTGACCTTGTATCAAAAACCATCCACGATATTCGTCTTAAGACTAGTTTATAAATTTGTCTCCGAGTTTTTATGGAAACTAGACGAGTTGGACGATGAACCTAATCTCACTATAATCCTAGGACACATAGCGAAGCCTATATTGGAGGTCAATTACATTGACACTCAGAATGTAACGTGCGAGGAGGAAgatgaatattgtaaaaaattTGAACCGGTCTTACAAATGTTTCTTAGTGCATTGCTGAGCAAAATAGATAGGGTTCATCAGAAAAATAAGATTATGTCCATTTTGATGAATGAGATCAATTTCCAAACACATCTTCACTTTTTGTTGGAAAGAATACGCAACGAGAACGTGTCGATGCTTATCATTAGACTAATATTTGCTTGGGTACTTCTAAGGGTATTCCAAAAGAAACCCTACTTGCCGGGAGTAGTGTATaaatttgaagattttatagaaTTACAAGCTTTGTACTTCAATATGATACATTACCTCATACAGAAGAGAAACGTTATGCAAGTAGTGGACTGCTGTAACAACTGCAATTCGATGGTGCGTACGGTTTTTAACACCTTAGCCATGAACAAGTTGGACGATGAAAGAGAGAACAAGCTGCAATATCAGATGCTGTTCATATACCTCGTCCCGTTGTTGGTGTACATCAACAAGACTGCTAAAGGGAATTGCAAGGGTTCTATGACTAACGATAGAATTAACGAGTACATTTCTACTTTCGTCCACATGAGCTGCGAGCACACCTCCCGGGCCGCATACGCTCTAAGAGATTTGATATTGGAGCAGGACGTCATGAACATAACATTTGAAAGCGTGAAAAGACTGACTTTCTTCAAGGACCAGTTGAACGACCAGCAAGCGAATACTTTATTCCAGGCGTTATTCTATGTGCTAAGGGAATACGACCCGACAGACGATTACGGTGAAATCCAAACGGAGAATTTGGAGGACAGCGAGCAGAAAGTCTTGGTGATGACCTACGTCATGGACACGGTTTTGTCGTTAGTGAAGCGCTACAATATTAAGTGGCACGCCAGCTTAGAAGTGGCATGTCTTAACGTTATTGTCCATAACATTCTCACGAGGAGACCAAACTTAACATGCAAGGTgagtaaattgaataaataaataaatatccttggacatttacactgcgtttctagtcccaaactaagcaaagcttgtactatggtaAATACGAgttaatattgtaaatatttgcGCTTTGCACGGTCCCTTTTCTTTTCCTTATACGTCTTCTACGGGAGTAAATTTAAGTCTGATAAGAAAGATAACTATTTTATATACGTAGAGTGACTCATCCCTCAATGACTGCAGACAGAAATACGACACACCTTCCATTCGATAAAACGCAACATGACTTGCAATTTGCTCGTGCGAAAATTTTTGATAAtcggtaaataaacaaaaacttattaattttaacGCGGTGATGATGTATATTTCAGCGCTACACACACATTTAGGTAATACCTATCCTGAATTCCTGAGTTATTGTGAAGTTTGATAACTTGGGTTTTATTCCAATCTATTTTGTATTGTGAATTTGTGAACCCTCGATGGATTTACATCTTAAAAATGCTTAGTCTGGTTTTAATCTAAATTCTAAAGTCATCCATTGCTGGACAAGACCTCCACCATAGATTTCCACATCGACCTTCTTCTGTTTCCTATATAAATCAATATGAACATAATAATGCTCTGGTGACGAAAgaatttttcttacaatttctTCCACGGTTCTTTCTAGTTCGTCCTAGCATCCTTGGGCGTGATGACAGTGACAGTCCAGAAGTTTCTGCCGCCCAACCTGTCCCTCCTCATGGAGGCAGAGCCAGGGTCAGCGATCCACGAGATGGGCAAGCTGATGTTCACCAAGATGCACGATATAAACTGGGAAGTCAGGGATTCCGCACTGGAACTGCTCAACGTTTGCACGGAGATATCGTATATTAGTAAGTGATTTTTTAACGAACTCATTTGGTAACAGGTAACTAAATCTTGGAATTTGAATTTTACCAACTTCTAAATTGAAACTTTTCGAATTTGATGTTATCACTTTTTCATTAGGTTTCTTAAAATTTCTATTCGGCGCTCCACGTTTTGCGACCATTTCAGCTTTAgggtacgtccactgctgaagaaCGTAGGCCTTTTCGGGGACCAAAGGCGACAAAGTATAATTTTGtgtgtaatattaataatttatgtacctactacaacATATTTTcccaatacctacttataagagAATGAACAGTACACCTAACAAATCCGTTGATGATAAAACGCGATTACAATTTTATGTCGATTCATCATTACCTACCTTTCATGATAAATTATTCCActgtatttaatattatgtcattgctGATGAAATGggtgtaataatatttttgtcacTGTAACTGCAGTTATCGAGACAACTCACTCGTTAAAAAACGAAATTATAGTACGCAGTCGAGACAAGAGTACTTATTGGTCATATAAATAGAACCTGACCTCTGCCAACGTTATCATGATAAATATTTTACCTTAAATGAATTAATCTTTTACGCAATCACATGTTTCTCGCCCAACTTAAATAATCCAAATATTGGGTATTCTTGAACTTCTTCTCTTCTCTTATCATGAATTTCTTGGATTCTCCTTTTTTGATTGTCAATTATCTTTTTGTAAATCTCGAACGCTGGCGAACATTGCACTCTATGCAACGGCTATTCTTAGAAAAATGTCGAGTCCGATATCgctgtttttattggcggttaagctgtagatcctggctaccaGGCTTGCAGCAGTGGGAAAAGTCCCGTAAATATACGAATTCATTGACTTACTTTTGACTTATGGTcttatgtcccctagatggggcagagggcgtccacaacagtcctccatctcgttcggtcttgagcttctcgcttgatctcgctccaggtcttgccgatcttcttcgcctcgtccgctacagtgcgccgccaagtttgcctgggtcgatcacgtttgcgttttccttggggattccaatccagagcctgcttagggatgtgatcggggtcccttcggagtgtggccaatccagttccacttgcggcgcttgatctgctggtcgatcggaatacGAATTCATTACGATATTTCAAGATGTTCTCTATTGCAAGAAAATCTCCTAATTTTGACCGTCTCTTACCCTTTCCAGAATTTCCACCGCTCCGTAAGCAGATCATGGAGAACAAACTCATCACGGTAGCAGCAACCATCGCCTTCAACGACCACGAGCCCTACGTCCAGGTGTCCGCGCTCAAATGCGTCGCCGCAAGCTGCAGGATATCCATCATGTGGGAACAGTTGCAGGGGGAACATCCGAACTTCCTGGTAAGTGAGGGGTGATACTGAATCTTAGGTGGTTGTGATAGGGGggatattgcaacaaaatgtacaaCTTGTTTTAGACATCGTCAGTTATTTCCCCTGCAGGAGGGACCGTGTCCTTTTTATTTACCAGAGTCAAATGGAGAATACACTCCCTACGCTGCGCTGGCCAGTCAGGTTGGGGAAGCCTGATTTTTGCGTAACATGTCTTTTAGTAGCTTTAAGCACGGTTTcgtgttattattgtattattattgtttttgcaTCGCAGTTtagatgtaggtaggtatacgcGAGGAGCCAAGAATAAAGTAATTCAGAACTCTGATAAAACAcaactttttatattattatctaaaagtttaTTAGGAACCGGTGGAACTAATCCTTAAACTTGTAAATACACGATTGAAATGTTTGATTACAGGACCGAATGATAGCAGTACTCCGCAACAACCAAGAGGGGATCGTCCGGAAAGAGGCGTGCAACGTTTTATGCGAAATATACCAACACATCAAGCTCGCGCCGATCTTCAGGCAAGCCCTATACGAGCACATGGCATCGGCAGCCATCAGCGACTTTCACTGGGAAGTTCAGCTTAGCGCCCTCAAGTTTTGGAAGTTCGTCATCCAGTCCTACCTGACGGACCAAGGTATGTTAGACGGCACTTTCCCCCCGGTCACGTTTTCCAGAGAATCTCGGAAGATCGTCACGCTGAACGAAGCAGAAATCAGGAAAAGACTGCTCAAATTACTCGACGAGTTAGCAGCCAACGGGTGCCTCacagtcctgctcaaactgttgCACGAGGACACCGAAGTAGAAGTGATGGACGCAGCCCTATGCATAGCTGAAGAGCTGAACGAGATCTTAGTCAAATACAAAGTGCCCGATATCGTTGTAATAGCTGAAGGAGAACCTAAAAGCATGGAAGACTTGGTTTGCGTCATCGAGCCCGACGAAGTGCAAGAGGAACAAATGGAACTCGATACCGCTACGACATCGGATAACGTTATTGATGGCATTATAAAATGCGACGATATGAATCTATTAGCCAACATATACCAGAAACATATGAGTTTAGACAACCCCGACGCGCCAAAAGTAACgcccaaattaaaaattacaatatcAGCTACGCCATACTTATTCGTAAATTATATGCGGGTAAATGATTTCAAAAATACTATCAAACAGAAGAGGGAATGGAAAGATGGCATAAGAAGCGTGTCTTCACTTCTGGATGATGTGCTTGGcttgtatgatgataatgaggAAGTGAACTCTTTAGACTGTTATTAAAGAAAACTAATTTAGGTTTTATGGTTCTCTATTACGATTGTTACTGTGTCGCCGCGAGGATCTGAGAAGTAAGGAACTATCTACAAGCTAAACGTAGAAGAGCATGGTATACTTAGTTATATGAAGTAGAAACATTAATATTCTAAAAAAAAGGTTTCGTTCACAAAAGTTCTCGTGGCGCTTAGTGCGGTTTTCAGTGCCATTGAATCGAAATATAATCTGCTTAGTTCATGGTATATGGTATATGGTATGAATCCAATAATAAAGATTAACATTTACGTTTTTTAAGGTAGATTTGCAGTAAATATAGCTACTAAGTAAAGTAGGAAAATAAggatatatttttaatgaataaatcaGTAGTTACTTTGTATTTGATTAAGTAACATATGTACATAACTTTTCATCAATGTAATATCATGTTGGCTAACAATTATtggcgcaggaccgttcattgtggaaaacctttgtCCAGGagcggacgtcatttggctgaaacgaacgaaccacaACAAAACATACTGTTTATTATCATAACATTGTATGTTAAGTTACTTTATATCACCCATAAATACTATGTATGTTTCTATTTTTACAGTTAATGTTTGATAAGTGATCACTTACTTAAATTGTATTAAATACGAGATTTTATGCTATACATAATACAAAATGAGTTGTTTGAATGGCTGTCAATGTTTTGATTCCATTTCTACCTAACTGTTACTACTACAATTGATAAGAATTTAACACTTGAGATTAAAGCTCAGATTACGAAGAAGTACTGTGACATACAAAACAttcagttttaatattatttctaaTTGTAGTAGCATTTTTATGGGTTTAAAAGTGAATAGTATGCAACTCGTCTCGCCAAGAAATTGCTATGGAAATATTAATGTCATCAGCATTTACCTAACTACTTATTTGTAgaagtattttttgtaaataaattgaaaagtaaaataaagattGATCTATAAACTATCTTTCATTTATCACTATTGCCAATCTATATTCTCTTAAATGTGAGCTGGAAATAggattattacaaaaaaacaggaagagttttaatttttttttattttttttctacgAACTAAATATTACCAGTAAAAATGCttaaattattcaatttcaataatagCTCCAACTTTAGATAAAGCTTCTTTCAATTTTTCTGCCTCATCTTTGGAAATGTCTGCCTTAACGACTGTTGGTACACTTTCCACGAACTTCTTCGCTTGGACAAGGTTGAAGCCTTCCAGGAGGTTCTTTACTTCTTTGATCAGTGCTACTTTTTGTTTGTCATCGAACTTTGTCATTTTGACCTGTGAAAAACAACACAAGTTTTAAAACcagaaaaagaaaatagttTGGAGTAATTTGTCTAGAAAATATCAACTTTCTTACTGTGAAACTAGTTTTGACTGTTTTGGGAGCGGCTTCTTCTTCCTCTTGTGCAGGCGCGGCGGCCATGGCGAATCCACCAACAGGCATAATAGGGGCATCGGGCAAGTTCAATCTCTTCTTCAAGACCTGACTTAGTTCTGATACTTCAAG
This window of the Ostrinia nubilalis chromosome 9, ilOstNubi1.1, whole genome shotgun sequence genome carries:
- the LOC135075044 gene encoding large ribosomal subunit protein bL12m, with product MNSIKIFKNLAFSNQLRSFSRCTILRQEVVQAASPISIPVPEGVDKPVSPKIEKLVAEITTLNLLEVSELSQVLKKRLNLPDAPIMPVGGFAMAAAPAQEEEEAAPKTVKTSFTVKMTKFDDKQKVALIKEVKNLLEGFNLVQAKKFVESVPTVVKADISKDEAEKLKEALSKVGAIIEIE
- the LOC135074704 gene encoding uncharacterized protein LOC135074704 — protein: MESVRTQNKLKLLFEKLQQPNYVMNSYYADSFINKISNISDPETSNLIDFTFLRDQVIDAMRNMDSYHNTVNVFLGRILAIVSRKEQHFNKILEKNGDKLLETFNKIDLDTMNPSLKVAYLEIAIAIVSHNSGVSWILKSELWKKLLTLYQKPSTIFVLRLVYKFVSEFLWKLDELDDEPNLTIILGHIAKPILEVNYIDTQNVTCEEEDEYCKKFEPVLQMFLSALLSKIDRVHQKNKIMSILMNEINFQTHLHFLLERIRNENVSMLIIRLIFAWVLLRVFQKKPYLPGVVYKFEDFIELQALYFNMIHYLIQKRNVMQVVDCCNNCNSMVRTVFNTLAMNKLDDERENKLQYQMLFIYLVPLLVYINKTAKGNCKGSMTNDRINEYISTFVHMSCEHTSRAAYALRDLILEQDVMNITFESVKRLTFFKDQLNDQQANTLFQALFYVLREYDPTDDYGEIQTENLEDSEQKVLVMTYVMDTVLSLVKRYNIKWHASLEVACLNVIVHNILTRRPNLTCKFVLASLGVMTVTVQKFLPPNLSLLMEAEPGSAIHEMGKLMFTKMHDINWEVRDSALELLNVCTEISYIKFPPLRKQIMENKLITVAATIAFNDHEPYVQVSALKCVAASCRISIMWEQLQGEHPNFLDRMIAVLRNNQEGIVRKEACNVLCEIYQHIKLAPIFRQALYEHMASAAISDFHWEVQLSALKFWKFVIQSYLTDQGMLDGTFPPVTFSRESRKIVTLNEAEIRKRLLKLLDELAANGCLTVLLKLLHEDTEVEVMDAALCIAEELNEILVKYKVPDIVVIAEGEPKSMEDLVCVIEPDEVQEEQMELDTATTSDNVIDGIIKCDDMNLLANIYQKHMSLDNPDAPKVTPKLKITISATPYLFVNYMRVNDFKNTIKQKREWKDGIRSVSSLLDDVLGLYDDNEEVNSLDCY